Proteins encoded together in one Bos javanicus breed banteng chromosome 6, ARS-OSU_banteng_1.0, whole genome shotgun sequence window:
- the DCAF16 gene encoding DDB1- and CUL4-associated factor 16 has product MGPRNPSPDPLSESESEEEENTNYLNESSGEEWDSSEEEDPVVPNLTPLESLAWQVKCLLKYSTTWKPLNPNSWLYHAKLLDASTPVHILREIGLRLSHCSHCVPKLEPIPEWPPLASCGVPPFQKPLISPSRLSRDHATLNGALQFATKQLSRTLSRATPIPEYLKQIPNSCVSGCCCGWLTKTVKETTRTEPINTTYSYTDFQKAVNKLLTASL; this is encoded by the coding sequence ATGGGTCCTAGAAATCCCTCTCCTGATCCCTTATCAGAatcagaaagtgaggaagaagaaaacacTAACTACCTAAATGAGAGTTCTGGGGAAGAGTGGGATTCCTCTGAAGAAGAGGACCCTGTGGTGCCCAACCTAACACCTCTTGAGAGTCTTGCCTGGCAGGTTAAgtgccttttaaaatattctacaaCTTGGAAACCTTTAAATCCTAATTCCTGGTTATATCATGCTAAACTCCTGGATGCTAGCACACCAGTCCATATACTTCGAGAGATAGGTCTGAGACTCTCTCATTGCTCCCATTGTGTACCCAAACTGGAACCAATTCCTGAATGGCCTCCTCTGGCTTCTTGTGGAGTACCACCTTTTCAAAAGCCCCTTATAAGTCCCAGCCGGCTTTCTAGAGACCATGCCACTCTAAATGGAGCGCTGCAGTTTGCCACCAAACAGTTAAGTCGAACATTGAGTAGAGCCACCCCCATACCTGAATACCTAAAACAGATTCCTAATTCCTGTGTTTCTGGTTGTTGCTGTGGCTGGTTAACTAAAACAGTTAAGGAAACAACCCGCACTGAACCCATCAACACTACTTATTCCTACACTGACTTCCAAAAGGCAGTTAACAAACTCCTAACTGCATCACTATAA